Proteins encoded in a region of the Pseudanabaena sp. BC1403 genome:
- a CDS encoding B12-binding domain-containing radical SAM protein produces the protein MNVLLVYPLFPKTFWSYEKILELVNRKVLLPPLGLITVAAILPQEWSFKLVDRNVRTITEAEWQWADLVLLSAMIVQKDDLLSLIKEAKRRGKKVACGGPYPTSMPEDPQGAGVDYLILDEGEITLPMFVEAIAKGEPSGTFRTTEKPDITGTPVPRFDLLELDAYDSMSIQFSRGCPFQCEFCDIIVLYGRKPRTKTPAQLLAELDRLNELGWRRSVFMVDDNFIGNKRNVRLLLQELKTWQLNHQYPFSFITEASVDLAADQELMDLMMECRFDAVFVGIETPDEESLQLTQKFQNTRSSLIEAVETITKTGLRVMAGFIIGFDGEKSGAGDRIVQFVKQTGIPATTFAMLQALPHTALSHRLEKEGRLRSGNGNINQTTLLNFVPTRPIEEIAHEYVEAFCALYEPNAYLDRVYSYYLKMGAPRVKPPDQSPSWVDLKALAIVIWRQGFKRNTRWKFWHHLFSMIKTNPAVWEQYLTVCAHNEHFMEYRDIVRNEIEGQLAVYWVEEKRLKKLQDVSKKELDLLAS, from the coding sequence ATGAACGTTTTACTGGTTTATCCACTTTTTCCAAAAACGTTTTGGTCTTACGAAAAAATCTTAGAGCTAGTAAATCGTAAAGTGTTACTACCGCCGCTAGGTTTGATCACAGTTGCGGCAATCTTGCCCCAAGAATGGAGCTTTAAACTAGTCGATCGCAATGTACGCACAATCACAGAGGCGGAGTGGCAATGGGCGGATTTAGTACTTTTGTCGGCAATGATCGTCCAAAAAGATGACCTTTTGTCTTTAATTAAAGAAGCAAAGCGACGTGGCAAAAAAGTTGCTTGTGGTGGGCCTTATCCTACTTCGATGCCTGAAGACCCTCAAGGTGCAGGTGTTGATTACCTTATTTTAGATGAGGGCGAAATTACTTTGCCAATGTTTGTGGAGGCGATCGCCAAGGGCGAACCCAGTGGCACTTTCCGCACTACTGAAAAGCCAGATATTACGGGTACTCCTGTGCCGCGTTTTGATCTTTTAGAGCTTGATGCTTATGATTCGATGTCGATTCAGTTCTCGCGGGGATGTCCTTTCCAATGCGAATTCTGCGACATCATTGTGCTGTATGGACGCAAACCCCGTACCAAGACTCCCGCCCAACTACTTGCCGAACTTGACCGTCTCAATGAGTTAGGGTGGCGACGTAGCGTATTTATGGTTGATGATAATTTTATTGGTAACAAGCGTAACGTCAGACTGTTGTTGCAAGAGTTAAAAACTTGGCAGCTAAATCATCAATATCCTTTCAGTTTTATCACCGAAGCATCTGTAGATCTGGCGGCTGATCAAGAACTGATGGATCTGATGATGGAATGTCGTTTTGATGCTGTGTTCGTCGGTATTGAAACTCCTGACGAAGAAAGCTTACAACTTACTCAAAAATTCCAAAATACACGCTCTTCTTTGATTGAAGCCGTCGAAACAATCACCAAGACAGGATTGCGGGTAATGGCTGGCTTTATCATTGGGTTTGACGGTGAAAAATCTGGAGCAGGCGATCGCATTGTCCAATTTGTAAAACAGACTGGCATTCCTGCCACCACTTTTGCGATGTTGCAAGCACTGCCTCATACGGCACTCTCACATCGACTAGAAAAAGAAGGTCGCTTGCGGAGTGGTAATGGCAATATTAACCAGACCACACTGTTGAATTTTGTGCCGACTCGCCCCATCGAAGAGATCGCTCATGAATATGTTGAAGCCTTTTGCGCTCTCTACGAGCCGAATGCCTATCTAGATCGTGTTTATAGTTACTACCTTAAAATGGGCGCACCTAGAGTTAAACCTCCAGATCAGTCCCCTAGCTGGGTTGATCTCAAGGCTCTGGCGATCGTTATTTGGCGGCAAGGATTTAAACGCAATACTCGTTGGAAGTTCTGGCATCATTTGTTTAGCATGATCAAGACTAACCCTGCGGTTTGGGAACAATACCTAACTGTCTGCGCACACAATGAACATTTCATGGAGTACCGCGATATCGTGCGCAATGAAATCGAAGGACAATTGGCTGTTTATTGGGTAGAAGAAAAACGTCTGAAAAAACTTCAGGATGTTTCTAAAAAGGAGCTTGATCTTCTTGCTAGCTAA
- a CDS encoding YlqD family protein — MDFSNQLLLRRTANIQVIVTQRWKEEMQQQLQQQIAQLDGQVQQVDAQGSRQINEIERQSIKPFSAEVSNAIEGIRAEMNRVKAELLEQKNQLLTQLTQVQNLELEQEVSQGQLDSYFPAGKGDNLIAQMRVEIVLRDGIIEDIRTGFPAV, encoded by the coding sequence ATGGATTTTTCTAATCAGCTTTTATTGCGTCGCACCGCCAATATTCAAGTAATTGTGACGCAGCGCTGGAAAGAGGAAATGCAGCAACAACTGCAACAACAAATTGCCCAACTGGATGGTCAAGTTCAGCAAGTCGATGCTCAAGGCTCACGTCAGATTAACGAAATTGAACGCCAAAGCATCAAACCATTTTCTGCCGAAGTTTCCAATGCGATCGAAGGTATTCGCGCCGAAATGAATCGAGTCAAGGCAGAATTATTAGAACAAAAGAATCAATTGTTGACCCAATTGACCCAAGTTCAAAATCTGGAACTAGAGCAAGAAGTTTCCCAAGGGCAGCTTGACAGCTACTTCCCCGCAGGTAAAGGTGATAACTTGATTGCCCAAATGCGCGTAGAAATTGTCCTCCGCGACGGCATTATCGAAGATATCCGTACTGGTTTTCCTGCTGTCTAA